Proteins from a single region of Xenopus laevis strain J_2021 chromosome 9_10S, Xenopus_laevis_v10.1, whole genome shotgun sequence:
- the kcnh4.S gene encoding potassium voltage-gated channel subfamily H member 4 yields MPVMKGLLAPQNTFLDTIATRFDGTHSNFLLANAQVHHGCPIVYCSDGFCDLTGFGRTEVMQKNCTCRFLYGVETSENVIQEIERVLDEKQEYQAEVCLYKKDANLFWCQLDIVPIKNEKGEVVLFLFSFKDTTEIRMRMQYSDKKEEKHKNRRAGSSHFRASRRQSRTMLCHMTGQVTGRNKSDLKLNSNLLDNKPSLPEYKVASAEKPRFILLHYSIFKALWDWLILLATFYVAVTVPYNVCFTGHDDSVSAARSTIVSDIAVEMLFILDIILNFRTTYVSHSGQVVYEPRSICIHYLATWFFVDLLAALPFDLLYAFNVTVTSLVHLLKTIRLLRLLRLLQKLDRYSQYSAMVLTLLMSMFALLAHWMACVWYVIGRKEMESNDPVTWDIGWLHELGKRLEAPYINNSLGGPSIRSAYIASLYFTLSSLTSVGFGNVCANTDAEKIFSICTMLIGALMHAVVFGNVTAIIQRMYSRRSLYHTRMTDLKDFIRVHRLPQQLKQRMLEYFQTTWSVNNGIDANELLKDFPDELRADIAMHLNKDILQLPVFETASRGCLRALSLHIKTSFCAPGEYLLRQGDALQANYFVCSGSLEVLKDDMVLAILGKGDLIGADLSNKDQVIKTNADVKALTYCDLQYLSLRGLLEVLELYPEYCNKFMADIHHDLTFNLREGSETNGCYRFSRSPRLSQPRPESGATPDEKLASILEDSDETDDFFRHSPATMTRRKLLLPNLNSPVRRGSLSSLLGDDLRQFHALRRNCRSPAHGNHGRSPSPQCRKAERVTDAETSRKPVNLLIPALNTFPPPNLSPRVVDGIEDSGGGSESQTFQFNVDNSRARSPTRQSSAAGIQMVNPLLAAEAEEIKQNICSLNLEINNLNQEVSQLSKELQHMMHLLQTLLAAQQYNCTIGCPYTVQVLSTPPSAHLSCNDQQARSGYNAAHPVHLVQESPMQRTVGHAAFPSDIGYTQVHFTRVSPDACPRPVDPETFHASRDWGYIPTNTLCTTGTPLSHEEMERARLLQHAEEVTPIQQTSSYSSPASGPPVIGHLSMTSMSSVHSFTDGPNENNSPQTSSSSDPRTLT; encoded by the exons ACAGCAACTTTCTGCTGGCTAATGCCCAGGTGCACCATGGCTGTCCCATTGTTTACTGCTCCGATGGGTTTTGTGATCTCACAGGCTTTGGCCGCACGGAGGTCATGCAGAAGAACTGCACCTGCCGGTTCCTCTATGGGGTGGAGACCAGCGAGAACGTCATTCAAGAAATTGAAAGGGTCCTGGATGAGAAGCAGGAATACCAGGCAGAAGTCTGCCTCTACAAGAAGGATG CAAACCTTTTCTGGTGCCAGTTGGACATTGTGCCCATCAAGAACGAGAAGGGAGAGGTGGTCCTGTTCTTGTTCTCATTTAAAGACACAACGGAGATCAGGATGCGGATGCAATACAGTGACAAGAAGGAAG AGAAGCACAAGAATCGTCGCGCTGGTTCATCTCACTTCAGGGCATCAAGGAGACAAAGCAGGACCATGTTGTGCCACATGACGGGCCAAGTCACTGGGAGAAACAAGAGTGACCTTAAACTCAATAGT AACCTTTTAGACAACAAGCCCTCCCTGCCGGAATACAAAGTAGCCTCTGCTGAGAAGCCTCGCTTCATTCTCCTCCATTACAGCATCTTCAAAGCCCTGTGGGACTGGCTAATCCTATTGGCCACTTTTTACGTGGCCGTCACTGTCCCTTACAACGTTTGCTTCACCGGTCACGATGACAGCGTTTCTGCAGCTCGGAGCACCATCGTCAGTGACATTGCAGTGGAAATGCTCTTCATTTTAG ataTCATCTTGAATTTTCGGACCACCTATGTGAGTCATTCTGGGCAGGTGGTGTATGAACCTCGCTCTATCTGCATCCATTATCTGGCCACTTGGTTCTTTGTAGACCTCCTTGCAGCTTTGCCTTTTGATCTTCTCTATGCATTCAATGTCACAGTG ACGTCCCTCGTCCATCTACTAAAGACCATTAGGCTGTTGAGGCTGCTGAGGCTGCTGCAGAAGCTGGACCGATATTCTCAGTACAGCGCCATGGTGCTAACTCTTCTAATGTCTATGTTTGCCCTCCTCGCTCATTGGATGGCATGCGTCTGGTATGTCATTGGCCGGAAGGAGATGGAAAGTAATGACCCTGTCACCTGGGACATTG GTTGGCTACATGAGCTTGGAAAGAGACTTGAAGCTCCCTATATAAACAACTCTCTGGGAGGACCATCCATACGCAGTGCATATATTGCTTCCCTCTACTTTACCCTCAGCAGCTTGACCAGTGTTGGGTTTGGGAATGTGTGCGCCAATACGGATGCTGAAAAGATTTTCTCCATATGCACCATGCTCATTGGAG CTCTCATGCACGCCGTGGTATTTGGTAACGTGACGGCCATTATCCAGCGCATGTACTCGCGCCGTTCCCTCTATCACACCCGCATGACGGACCTCAAGGACTTTATCCGTGTTCACCGGCTGCCGCAGCAGCTTAAGCAGCGCATGTTGGAATACTTTCAGACAACCTGGTCTGTCAACAATGGTATTGATGCTAACGAG CTTCTGAAAGACTTCCCAGACGAGTTGCGTGCTGATATTGCTATGCACCTGAACAAGGACATATTGCAGCTTCCCGTGTTTGAGACTGCAAGTCGTGGCTGCCTGCGTGCCCTCTCGCTGCATATAAAGACCTCCTTCTGTGCGCCGGGGGAATACCTTCTCAGGCAGGGAGACGCTCTCCAAGCCAACTACTTTGTCTGCTCAGGGTCCCTAGAGGTCTTGAAGGATGACATGGTGTTGGCCATTCTTG GTAAAGGAGATCTAATTGGTGCTGACCTGTCCAACAAGGACCAGGTCATTAAAACAAATGCTGACGTGAAGGCTCTGACATATTGTGACCTGCAGTATCTCAGTCTACGAGGACTTCTGGAAGTTCTGGAACTTTATCCTGAATATTGCAACAAATTCATGGCCGATATCCACCATGACCTGACCTTTAACCTGCGAGAGGGCAGCGAGACAAAT GGCTGCTACAGATTCTCTCGATCGCCACGTCTATCCCAG CCTCGTCCAGAATCTGGTGCCACTCCGGACGAGAAACTGGCATCGATCTTGGAAGATAGTGATGAGACCGATGATTTCTTCCGTCATTCACCCGCCACCATGACCCGCAGAAAGCTACTGCTCCCCAACCTTAACAGCCCTGTGCGGCGAGGCTCCCTCAGCAGTCTCCTTGGTGATGACTTGCGACAGTTTCACGCCTTAAGGCGCAACTGCCGCTCACCAGCCCACGGCAACCACGGCCGAAGCCCCTCTCCCCAGTGCCGCAAAGCAGAGAGAGTGACTGATGCCGAGACCTCACGGAAGCCGGTCAACCTTCTCATCCCTGCCCTAAACACATTCCCTCCTCCAAATTTAAGCCCTCG GGTGGTGGATGGAATAGAAGACAGTGGAGGAGGATCTGAGAGCCAGACTTTTCAGTTTAATGTAGACAACTCCCGAGCGAGGTCTCCCACCAGACAATCATCAGCTGCAG gGATACAGATGGTGAATCCACTGTTGGCTGCAGAAGCAGaggaaataaagcaaaatatctGCAGTCTGAATCTGGAG ATAAACAATCTGAACCAAGAAGTGTCCCAGCTGAGCAAGGAGCTTCAGCACATGATGCATTTACTCCAAACCCTTCTGGCTGCCCAGCAGTACAATTGCACCATCGGATGTCCTTACACAGTTCAAGTGTTGTCCACCCCACCATCAGCTCATCTGAGTTGCAATGATCAGCAGGCAAGATCCGGCTACAACGCAGCCCACCCTGTGCATCTCGTACAGGAATCCCCAATGCAGAGAACAGTGGGACATGCAGCGTTTCCTTCTGACATTGGATACACCCAAGTCCATTTCACTCGAGTCTCTCCAGACGCTTGCCCAAGGCCAGTAGACCCAGAAACTTTCCATGCTTCAAGGGACTGGGGCTACATTCCTACTAACACGCTTTGTACTACTGGGACGCCTTTGTCTCATGAAGAGATGGAAAGGGCCAGGTTACTACAGCACGCAGAAGAAGTGACACCCATTCAACAGACTTCTAGTTATAGTTCTCCAGCCTCAGGACCTCCTGTCATTGGTCACTTATCTATGACCTCTATGAGTTCTGTGCATTCCTTCACTGACGGCCCAAATGAAAACAACTCGCCCCAGACATCTTCAAGCAGTGACCCTAGAACTCTGACCTGA